In the genome of Populus alba chromosome 11, ASM523922v2, whole genome shotgun sequence, one region contains:
- the LOC118029429 gene encoding uncharacterized WD repeat-containing protein C2A9.03 — MSHYQGDDAEYMEDEYEMEDVDDDMDEEFRAREMGSDSDIDEYDYLNNKVADTSAADARNGKDIQGIPWERLSITRDKYRQTRLEQYKNYENIPHSGEDSKKDCKITKKGGMYYEFRRNSRSVKSTILHFQLRNLVWATTKHDVYLMSHFSVIHWSSLTCSKADVLDVSGHVAPTEKHPGSLLEGFTQTQVSTLAVKDNLLVAGGFQGELICKHLDRPGVSFCSRTTYDDNAITNAVEIYDSPSGAVHFTASNNDCGVRDFDMEKYQLSKHFRFPWPVNHTSLSPDGKLLTIVGDNPDGMLVDSSSGKTVTSLSGHLDFSFASAWHPDGVTFATGNQDKTCRIWDVRNLSKSLAVLKGNLGAIRSIRYTSDGQYMAMAEPADFVHVYDVKNGYEKEQEIDFFGEISGVSFSPDTEALYIGVWDRTYGSLLEYGRCRNYSYLDSFV, encoded by the exons ATGTCCCATTACCAAGGGGATGATGCTGAATACATGGAAGATGAATATGAAATGGAAGATGTTGATGATGACATGGATGAAGAGTTTCGTGCTAGGGAGATGGGCTCAGACTCTGACATTGATGAATATGACTACCTG AATAATAAAGTAGCTGATACATCTGCTGCTGATGCTAGAAATGGAAAAGACATTCAGGGAATTCCTTGGGAGAGGCTTAGCATCACTAGAGATAAATACCGGCAAACCAGGCTAGAACAATACAAGAACTATGAGAATATACCTCACTCTGGGGAAGATTCAAAAAAG GATTGCAAAATTACTAAAAAGGGGGGCATGTATTATGAGTTCAGACGAAATTCCAGATCTGTCAAATCTACCATTCTTCATTTTCAG TTGAGGAACTTGGTTTGGGCTACAACAAAGCATGATGTCTACCTTATGTCGCATTTCTCTGTCATTCATTGGTCTTCCTTAACTTGCAGCAAGGCTGATGTTCTTGATGTTTCTGGACATGTGGCACCAACTGAG AAACATCCTGGAAGTCTGTTGGAAGGATTCACGCAGACTCAAGTTAGTACTCTAGCAGTGAAAGATAATTTGCTAGTTGCTGGAGGGTTCCAGGGAGAGCTTATTTGCAAG CATCTAGATCGGCCTGGAGTAAGCTTTTGTTCCAGAACAACTTATGATGATAACGCTATCACCAACGCTGTTGAGATCTATGATAGTCCGAG TGGTGCAGTGCACTTTACTGCTTCAAACAATGACTGTGGAGTTAGAGATTTTGATATGGAGAAATACCAGCTCTCAAAGCATTTTCGTTTTCCTTGGCCAGTGAAC CATACTTCCCTTAGTCCTGATGGAAAGCTTCTAACAATTGTTGGCGACAACCCAGATGGTATGTTGGTGGACTCCAGTTCTGGGAAG ACAGTGACATCCTTGTCTGGGCATCTGGATTTCTCGTTTGCATCAGCATGGCATCCCGATGGGGTCACTTTTGCTACTGGGAACCAGGACAAAACATGCCGCATTTGGGATGTTCGGAACCTGTCCAAGTCACTTGCTGTTTTGAAGGGCAATCTCGGTGCAATTCGGTCAATTCGATACACATCTGATGGCCAATATATGGCAATGGCTGAGCCTGCAGATTTTGTGCATGTTTATGATGTGAAAAATGGGTATGAAAAGGAGCAGGAGATCGATTTCTTTGGCGAGATATCTGGTGTGTCATTCAGTCCTGACACAGAGGCTCTTTACATTGGAGTGTGGGATCGCACATACGGTAGTCTCCTTGAGTATGGCCGTTGCCGGAACTATTCATACCTTGATTCCTTTGTTTGA